ggttttgaataaataaaataagttttATTTGCAATAGTTTCACGGTCTTcatgaattttatttatttgtttcagaTAGTTCATTATTGTTAACAGTAAACGTTTCAAAACTTGCTCTTATATTAATTGGGAACAATATTCAAATCGACCTCATTTGGATCTTGCGTTAAGCCTTTCTCAGGGCTGAAAAATCCTCCAGGGAAGTATCCACAGTGTTCAAACAGTTTCTGGCAAGGATAAACTTTGAAGTAGTTCATAGCTTCACATACTTCAGCCAGAATTTGTTCACCTTCCCGGTGTACTCTCTGAAGACGTTTTTTCACGAGGCCAAAGATCACCTCGATGGGATTGAAAAAGGGGCAGTACGCCGGAAGGAATATGGGTATGATCCCAATGGATCGAAGATAGCGAATGAGATTAGCGTCGCAATGAATCCTCGCACCGTCCATGATCCATACTGAATGGAATCCTGGATATCTTTGAACCTTAGGATTCCGCAAGGCAAACTTTCGGCAGCATTCGAAAAACTTTAGCCTGTTAAAAGTGCCTTCAGTCCAGAAACTATCCAGGATTCCATCAGCGCCAAGGAAACATAAGAACGATGAACGAGCACGGCGACAAAATTCTCctctgaaaattaacttttttccTACGACACCATATCCCTTCTGACGTAACGTGCCCCTATTGTCAATACTCACCTCATCGAGGAAAACTAAATTGAAAATATCCCATGGTATGGCGAGGAGCTCATTCACAAACCGCACTATTTCTTCCATACGAATTTGAATAGCTCTTCTCTCAATGGTTTTCCACGACAGGCCTGCCTCGTGCAGAATAGTACAGACGGATGAAGTACTTATTGTCATCTGGAAATGTGCCTGGAACATCTCCTTGGCTTCGTCCAAAAATAAAAGAGGATGCTTGCAATAAAGCTCCACCAACCATTGTCGCATTTCCGACTGGAACTTTTTGAAGACCTGAGCTCGTTTTTTCCTTCGGTAAAGTCCCTCGCTTTCAAACTTTTGAATCCAACCATAAATAGTGGACAGGCTTTTTCCGTAAATGATCGCCAAATTCTTTTGGGAAATACCCAAAAAGTAGTGTCCATAAAGGGCGTGGTATACGGTTCCAGGACTGGCCTGTTGTTGGCGAACGGAATGAATGATTATATCGGCCATCTGAAATGTGTGTAATTTGAATGGTTCAATAATTTCAGCATTCAACTAAGCAGACAAATTTTACCTTCAATTACGTCTTCAATAATGACTTTTGGAAGAGATTGTAGAGCAAAACTAACCGAAAATGCTTCTAATCGCAAACTACTTCGAAATATTTTGCTTTTTTAgaaagtaaacaaaaacaaactgaaTATCAGCACATCGACTGGCCTGCTGCTCATGACATCGGTTGGTTATTTGACATGTCGTTCGTTGGAAATTTCGTTCGTTGAACTGACGAACGAATTCCAAGATAGTGCTGTGGCGACAATAGTCTCTCGTTGccataatgaaaaacaacacattttcGGTTGGTCAGTATTGGTCG
The Toxorhynchites rutilus septentrionalis strain SRP chromosome 2, ASM2978413v1, whole genome shotgun sequence genome window above contains:
- the LOC129764273 gene encoding uncharacterized protein LOC129764273 isoform X1; amino-acid sequence: MADIIIHSVRQQQASPGTVYHALYGHYFLGISQKNLAIIYGKSLSTIYGWIQKFESEGLYRRKKRAQVFKKFQSEMRQWLVELYCKHPLLFLDEAKEMFQAHFQMTISTSSVCTILHEAGLSWKTIERRAIQIRMEEIVRFVNELLAIPWDIFNLVFLDEVSIDNRGTLRQKGYGVVGKKLIFRGEFCRRARSSFLCFLGADGILDSFWTEGTFNRLKFFECCRKFALRNPKVQRYPGFHSVWIMDGARIHCDANLIRYLRSIGIIPIFLPAYCPFFNPIEVIFGLVKKRLQRVHREGEQILAEVCEAMNYFKVYPCQKLFEHCGYFPGGFFSPEKGLTQDPNEVDLNIVPN
- the LOC129764273 gene encoding uncharacterized protein LOC129764273 isoform X2 codes for the protein MADIIIHSVRQQQASPGTVYHALYGHYFLGISQKNLAIIYGKSLSTIYGWIQKFESEGLYRRKKRAQVFKKFQSEMRQWLVELYCKHPLLFLDEAKEMFQAHFQMTISTSSVCTILHEAGLSWKTIERRAIQIRMEEIVRFVNELLAIPWDIFNLVFLDEKLFEHCGYFPGGFFSPEKGLTQDPNEVDLNIVPN